One window from the genome of Accipiter gentilis chromosome 35, bAccGen1.1, whole genome shotgun sequence encodes:
- the ZNHIT1 gene encoding zinc finger HIT domain-containing protein 1, whose product MGEKKVSGRVPEAAQRRVLDRATRQRRLNRQLEALENDNFGDDPQAGLPRPGKRLPHFADTAETGKKKKKTRGDHFKLRFRKNFQALLEEQNLSAAEGPNYVSACAGPSRLPQRHFCAVCGFPSAYTCVTCGARYCSSRCLGTHQDTRCLKWTV is encoded by the exons ATGGGGGAGAAGAAGGTCTCAG GGCGGGTCCCGGAGGCGGCTCAGCGGCGGGTCCTGGACCGGGCGACCCGGCAGCGGCGGCTGAACCGGCAGCTGGAGGCTTTGGAGAACGACAACTTCGGGGACGATCCGCAGGCCGGGCTGCCCCGGCCCGGGAAACGCCTCCCACACTTCGCCGATACCGCCGAGACCG ggaagaagaagaaaaaaacccggGGCGACCATTTCAAACTGCGCTTCCGCAAGAATTTCCAGGCACTGCTGGAGGagcag AACTTGAGCGCGGCCGAGGGTCCCAACTACGTCTCGGCGTGCGCCGGCCCTTCCCGCCTGCCCCAGCGCCATTTTTGTGCCGTTTGCGGTTTCCCTTCGGCGTACACCTGCGTCACCTGCGGCGCCCGGTACTGCTCCAGCCGCTGCCTCGGCACCCACCAGGACACCCG GTGCTTGAAGTGGACAGTGTGA